One genomic region from Caballeronia sp. M1242 encodes:
- a CDS encoding CoA transferase, giving the protein MTASFDTLASLWRIAGLPGDALSFVDLTGHDPVFPSTFAVGTAAQSTIAAAALAACELAHVRGAPRQRVAVDMTHAAVECTGYFTLDGKEPETWGPFSGLYRCADGYVRIHANFAHHQDGALRVLGLDPATATRADAERALVQWRAGDFEEACAQRGLVVTKLRRFDEWDATPQGQVLAKQPLMTFTRIGDAPPLALPPLAADARPLSGVRVLDLTRILAGPVGGRALAAFGADVMLVNSPHLPNISAIADTSRGKRSAHVDLRSEDGRTALWRLIGDAHVFSQGYRPGGLTSLGFGPDELAARRPGIVQVSLSAYGTQGPWAGRRGFDSLVQTAMGFNAAEGEAEGAGKPRALPMQMLDMATGFLMAFGAAAALWKQQREGGSWHVEVSLAQTGKWLRGLGRIEGGLFAKKPDIAAFLERVPSGFGELEAVRPSAQLARTPARYDRASVPPGTSEARW; this is encoded by the coding sequence ATGACCGCTTCCTTCGATACCCTCGCTTCCCTATGGCGCATCGCCGGTCTGCCCGGCGATGCGCTTTCGTTCGTCGACCTGACCGGGCACGATCCGGTCTTTCCTTCTACCTTCGCCGTCGGCACGGCCGCGCAGTCCACCATCGCCGCAGCGGCGCTTGCGGCCTGCGAGCTCGCGCATGTCCGCGGCGCGCCGCGTCAGCGCGTGGCGGTCGACATGACGCACGCGGCCGTCGAATGCACCGGCTACTTCACGCTCGACGGCAAGGAGCCGGAAACGTGGGGGCCGTTCTCCGGGCTCTACCGCTGCGCCGACGGCTACGTGCGCATCCATGCGAACTTCGCGCACCATCAGGACGGCGCGTTGCGCGTGCTCGGTCTCGATCCGGCCACGGCGACGCGCGCCGACGCCGAGCGCGCGCTCGTCCAGTGGCGCGCGGGCGACTTCGAGGAGGCCTGCGCGCAACGCGGTCTCGTCGTCACCAAGCTGCGCCGCTTCGACGAATGGGACGCGACGCCGCAAGGTCAGGTGCTCGCCAAGCAGCCGCTGATGACCTTCACGCGCATCGGCGATGCGCCGCCGCTCGCGCTGCCGCCACTCGCCGCCGATGCGCGTCCGCTCTCCGGCGTGCGCGTCCTCGATTTGACGCGCATTCTGGCCGGTCCGGTCGGCGGTCGCGCGCTCGCCGCGTTCGGCGCGGATGTGATGCTCGTGAATTCGCCGCATCTGCCGAATATTTCCGCCATTGCTGATACGAGCCGGGGCAAGCGCTCGGCCCATGTCGACTTGCGCTCGGAAGACGGGCGCACGGCGCTGTGGCGTCTGATCGGCGACGCGCATGTGTTCTCGCAAGGCTATCGGCCGGGAGGGCTGACATCGCTCGGCTTCGGACCGGACGAGCTGGCGGCGCGCCGGCCGGGCATCGTGCAGGTGTCGTTGTCGGCTTACGGGACGCAGGGCCCGTGGGCCGGGCGGCGCGGCTTCGACTCGCTCGTTCAGACCGCGATGGGCTTTAACGCGGCCGAAGGCGAGGCAGAAGGCGCAGGCAAGCCTCGCGCGCTGCCCATGCAGATGCTCGACATGGCGACCGGCTTTCTGATGGCGTTCGGCGCGGCGGCGGCGCTGTGGAAGCAGCAGCGGGAAGGCGGAAGCTGGCACGTGGAGGTATCGCTGGCGCAGACGGGGAAGTGGCTGCGCGGCCTCGGCCGGATCGAGGGCGGTCTCTTCGCGAAGAAGCCGGATATCGCGGCGTTTCTGGAGCGCGTGCCATCGGGATTCGGCGAACTGGAAGCGGTGCGGCCGAGCGCGCAACTCGCGCGCACGCCTGCGCGGTATGACAGGGCGTCGGTGCCGCCGGGGACGTCGGAGGCGCGTTGGTGA